From Pristiophorus japonicus isolate sPriJap1 chromosome 1, sPriJap1.hap1, whole genome shotgun sequence, a single genomic window includes:
- the LOC139261454 gene encoding octapeptide-repeat protein T2-like — translation MSERERGQGERERERDGGRGERERKKERGQREREKDRGQRKRSGQRERLGRGREREREVGERERERWAREREREVGERERERERGGRERERE, via the exons atgtcggagagagagaggggtcagggagaaagagaacgggagagagatggaggtcggggagagagagagagaaaaaaagagaggggtcagagggagagagaaaaagatcgGGGACAGAGAAAAAGGTCGGGGCAGAGAGAAAGgttggggagaggg agagagagagagagagaggtgggcgagagagagagagagaggtgggcgagagagagagagagagaggtgggcgagagagagagagagagagagagaggtgggcgagagagagagagagag